GAAATATTTGGTGATCCCGTCGATCTCGGACTGGATGTCGACAAACGACGTCTCGAAAACCGACAGAAACCGTTCAAGAAACGCCGCTGATCTCTTGTCGTCCTGATACAGTTCAGGCATGTACCGAAGATACGACTGTCGGGGACAGTACGCCGTCACGGTGTCGACGAGCGGTGACGCCGTTGGTGTCCCGATCAGTTCGAGTGCGACGTACAGATATCGGCCGACAGCGTCGTGTAGTAGGATGTCTGGACTCTCGTCGCCTTCGGCGACTGTCCATTCGGATTCGGCGTGTATTTCGAGCGCGTTGAACGCGGTTCGTTGCCACTCTCGGACGGTCTTCGACGATAGTGACTCGTCGTGGGTGGTAATCGTTTCGGGATTGGACCGTGCCAGTTCAAGCCCGGAACTGATGCCAGTCGCCTGCAATGACCTGCAGACGTCCGCGGACCGAAGCGGTGCCCACCAGTCCGACGATTCGTCGGATAGAGCGGTTTCATCAGCACCGACTCCGGAGGTGTCTGGTGTTGCCTCTCCCTCTGAAGCTGGTGTTTCGAGCGGCAACAATGGGTCGTCCGTCGCGTAATAGCGAATTTTGATTCTGGTGTTTGCCGGAAAACGAGCGAGATCGACGGCCAGTCGATGCCACTCGAGTTGTTCGGTTTCGGAGTCGTATCGTGTCATCGCGATTCCGGTGTGTTTGTTCCGATCGGCCCGCTCGAGGTATTCGGTTCGTTCGGTCAGTGCCAGACATCGGTTGTGCGTATCGATTGCGTAGAACGACCGCATTCCGTCTTCGGATTCGGTACCGATCAGCGTCTCGATCGGTCCGTCGCTGTCGATCGTTTCGAGTCGAGTCAGTTTCTTCGTTCCCGGCTTGTACTCAAAGAGGGCGTACTCGTTCCGATTTTCGACGACGCCGGCGAGGACGAGTGACTCCACTGTACCCGTTATCGCCGTCGGCGTGAACTGATGGTCCGCGGCGATGAGCGTTTCGGAGAGTCGTGGTCCGTCACCATCGGTGTCACTGCGGTCGAGCTCGTTTCTCCAGAGTCCGTATCCATCGTCTGTCGCGGTCAGTACCACTAACCCGTCCGTTACAGTCGTCACGTCGACTGTCGTCCCCGGCGACTGGTTCGTTTCTTGCTTGGCTCCGCGAATCGAGACGAGTGTCTCCGCATCGTCGACCACATGCAATGCACCGCAGCCGTACGTACTTGCGGACGGCGTGTCTACTGGAACCTCTATCGCCTTGGTTTCACGCCGCATTTCGGGAATGACGGCCGTGATCTCTCCTGACTCGTGAGTAACGAACACACGTGACCCTGCAGTTGCGATCGATTGCGGCGCCCAGCGGTGGCGGGACGTTCTGTCGATCACCAGTTCACGTGTCTCGGTCGTCATATCGTACTGGTACAATCCGCCGTCCGTCGTGAGAATGTAGAGGGTGCCGGTTGGATCCACGGAAACGTCGACGATATCGTCACCGATCGTCTGTGAACGGATCGCGGTCGTCTCTGTCAGGGTGATTCCCCCGTCAGTGATCTGGGTGTTTCGTGCGACCCAGTCTTTCCACCCAGTCTCGCTCGTCGTCACTGTATACGAAAACGTCACAGTCGATCACCTCGCTGGGTAGATGGGTGCATATCGACGGTCACACGTTCGAGCGAAAACAGTCCCATCTCGTCTATCCTCACTCGGTCGTCGTTCGGCGTCCCACCGTGTGCAGTGATCGAAAGGTCCGACACCCGTGCAACCGCATCGACGCCCTCGATCACGTTGCGTAACGCCTCACGTTCGAGCGGGCGGCCAAGCGGCCACCCGTTCCCGTTAAATCCGTGGAGTGGGTGGAGATACGACTCGACAGCATCGGTTATCGCCGACTCGAACCCGCTCGGTGCGTACTGCTGTCGAACCTCGCCGCTTACTGTGATTTCGAGTCGGACGTACTGTGGACCGGTGACGTGAACCCGGTCAGTCAATAACGTCCGCTCCCGGAGATACTCCCGAACGGTATCGAGAAACGCCACACTTGGTTCTGGACTCGGAATGTCCGCCGGTGCGTATGGAACGACGATCACGGTGGCTCGTCCGCTGTCGACCGCGACGTGCGTCCGTCCGATCCTGAGACCAGGTGTTCGTGCCGCGAGACGGCGATAATCCGCTGTGGTCACTGCACGAGCAGGGCGATCGAGGTTCCGCCTGACACGGTGTAGTGCCTCCGTAACGGTCTCGCCGTCCGTGCCGCCAGTGGCGGGCCCAAGCGGGGTGATGTCGATTTCCCTCGCAGCGTGTTCGGCATCGAACGCCTCCCCAGGATCGTCGAGTTGCCAGTTTGCTGCTGCCGAGACGTTGCCGCGTTCACCGCCACCGTAGACGTACTCTGCGCTGACCGTCGTATTTGTCGGCGGAACGGCACCGTTGAATCCGTCGCCGAACGTGACGCGGCCTGCCGGCCGGTCGAGCACGTAGTGACAGTCCTCAGGACCGGACGCATCGAAGTTGGGCACCTCCGTGTACCGTTCGCCGTCGACGTAGACCGTCGCGGAAAGAACGGGACTGTTCGCGAATCGATACGTCTGATTGTCGAACTGTGAGTCGGTTACTGACTCGGATTCAGCGGACACGGGCACCAATCGTTCGTGGTCGACGCTGACTGCGTGGGTCGCGGTAACGACGTTCGTTCGAATGCCGTCGAGCTGTGGTGGAATCTCGTATCCCGGACGGTCGACGCGACAGCGGATCCACGTCGCCGCTGTGGCAGTGTCGGGGAGAGACGGCAGACTCGAGTTGGGTTCTGCCGATAGGTCTGATTCGTCTGCAACGAGTTCGATGATACCAGATCGATAGAGCGAGTTGGTGTTGTCCGTGGAAACGGCCAGCCGTTCCCAACTGCCGTCACAGTGGTGTTCCCACGCGAGTTCGACCGACGGCTCGAACGGTGGGTGCTGTTCGTCCGCCACCGCCGAGGGCGCTGGCAGGTCCTCGTCGTGATAATCGACGTGAAGGGAGAGTCGATTTGCCGACGAGAAGGGGTCGTGGTCGAATCCGATGTACACGGTGTCGTCTGCTTCGACGCGACGGCCGAACGGCCGATAGTACGTTCCTGATGCGGCGTTTGCCTCACTGTGGTTGCTCACAGCGCCAGAATCGCCGATCACGCTGTCGACGCACGCAGTCGTAACGACGAGTGGCTTGTCCGTTTCGAATAGGTACCGTTCGTCGATACCATCGGTTACGCTCAGTTTGGTATCCGCTGGGAGCCGCGTCCCTGCGAACCGTTCGGGAACGTCGAACCTGATCGTCGCCGTCGCCGACTCCGGCGGTCGTTGTCGATACCCGAGTAACTGGAGGTACTTCTTGCGGTGTTCTTCGGTAATCTGATCGAGTTGATAGGTGTGGGTCTCGGTCAGCCACGCGAGGACTTCCAGAATCGTTATGCCGGGATCGTGCGGGTTGAAATCCGTCCACTCGTCGGAGTACGCTGGAATCAGCTTTTTCGCCTGATCGAGTAACGCTTCGTACTCCCTGTCGTCCAGTTCGGGTAAATCAAGTCCCATCGCGTTAGTCCTCCGTCATGGTGATGCTGAGCTCGTGTGACCCGTGACAGACCAGCGTGTTTTTCGGCAGCGTTTCGACTCGCTGCTGATCGGTGATCGACCGCCGTTCCTCGTTGACCGTGATCGTCGCGTCGAAGTTCGACACCCCCTCGACAGCATCGACGCCGGTAACGACGTCGGCGAGCGATTTCCGTGATGGAAGTGTTCCGAACTCCCATCCATTACCGTTGTTTCCCGTCAATGGATGGACGAACTCGTCGAGTCGGTCTTCGATGGTCGATTTCAGCAGGGAAACACTCTTGACACTGCTCGCTCGGACCGTTGCCTGGACGGTGAGTTCACTGTAACTTGGACCGCGAACGACGATATCGCGGTCTGTATCCGAAACCAGCGTTGCTGGCGCACGTTCGTACAGCGTCTGACGAACGTCGTGTTTCAATTCCATCGACGGCACGGGCTTTTCCCGCTGTGCGTCCGGAACGATATAGACGGTTATGCAGTTCTCGGCATCGGTCACGCAGGACACTCGAGCGAGTTCCGGAAACTCGCCTTTTGCTACCTGCTCGTAATCGCGTGGTGTTACTGCCCGCCCACGATGTCGGAAGCGGTTCGTCGATCGCGAGACGAGCGTATCCGTCGATTCGACGTCAGTCCCGCCGTTGGCCGCCGTCGGATTCGTCACGGTATCGACCAGTGCGATAGAACTCTTGAGATCGGTAATCGTCCACGGACCGACGTTTCCATCGCTACCGCCGCCAGTCGTATACGTCGCCTTGATGTTGTCCTGACCGCTCGGTGGAATCTTGCCGTTGTCACCGTCACCGAACTGAACTGTCCCCAGCGTCCGGTTGATGACGTAGTGGCGATCCTGTGGTCCCGACTCGAGAAAGTCGTCGACGGCGTTCCATCGAACCCAGAACGCCTTCAGTTCACCACGAGAGTCGTATTCTCGGTTGACGTCTGCCGGCCGTTCGTTCAGGAGTCGTCGTCGCTCGCCCGCCGACATGGTATCTAGTGCGTCCACCCAGAGATCGATGTCTATCACTGGTGCGTGCGAGCAGGCGAACGACTGTTCGTGGGATCCGTCGCTCGAACCGAGTATCTCGTCCTCGACGGTGATTTTGTTGTGCGCCCATTGCGTATTGGGATAGAGTCCTGAAAGAATGGGGGGAAGCGTCGTTTGTTCTGTCGTCATGTTCGCCGGGATTGACGACTGGCTGTCGTGGGTACGGGCGCGGGTGGTCGTCCCTCGATCTCGATCGGTGACGGAACCCTTACCGATCTTCCCGCCTTCCGACTGGAACGCAACGGCTTCGTCCTCGACATCGAGGTGGGTCCTAAACTCGTCTTTCGTCAGCCGTGCCCTGATCCAGTGACGTTGTCGACCGAACAGTTCAGCCTCCGTCGTTGGGGTCGGAAACGTCAGCATGACCATGCCTCGCTCGGTCAGACCGGCGGTCTGATCGCGAACATCCATCTGGTTCCAGGTCGGCTCGTTGTCCACAGTACAATACTCCCACTGGACGCCTGGATCGAACTGTTGTGGATACGTGGCGTCGTCGATCACGAAAAAGAGACTTATCGGACCGTTTTCCAGTCGTCGGTCGAACCCGAAATACACCGTCTGCGCGTCGTCGGGGAGCGAGACGAACGGATCGAAACTCCACTCTCGTTTCGTCAGGTCGTCACTGTATGCGCCGTTGTTCTGCCGGACGATCGTATTGAACGAGAGGTCGAGGTGCTCGTACTCGACGATAACATCGCCGTAAACCGGTGGATCGGGCCTCGTTGTGAAAGACGTCGACAGCGGTCCATCGGAATCTTCGATCGACGGCCGGTCGTACGTCCCGCTGACGAGGCGTGCACGGATCCAGACGTTGTCGTGACCTGCAACTGTCGTCGGCTCGATATCCGACGGCACCTCGAACTGAACACGACCGGGGTGTCGTAATGCCTCGGTCTCGTCTGCGACGGAATCCAACCGCATCCACCCGTTTCCGTTCCAGTACTCCCAGGAGACTTCGGGTGGTCCGTCCAGAACTCCTCTATTCACGTTCGTCTCTTCGTCGAGATGGGGTAACGCGTCCGCCATCGCGTCACTGTCTGTCACACCAACTCCATCGTCTCCATCCCGGCCACTGGTGGCCGACGAACTCGAGTCCTGCGGGGTCTCGGATTCGGATTCGGCCGGCGGTGTAAACTCGAGTTCGACTGTCCCACCGGGCTTGGTAAACGCCTCCTCGCAAGCGACGAAAAACGTCACCGGAGGGTGTGGGACCCGTCCGAACGGGTGCAATCGTTCGTCGTCGAGCGCGACCGGGACGTCGTTCGACAGCAGCATATCCGGGTCGAGACCCGTCTCCGAATCGGTCTCCCGATCGCTGCTCGTCACCTGTATCGATATCGAACGAACAGTCCACGTCGGGACAGCCGTCCCGTCGCGTAGCGAACAGCGCAGCCACCGCCCCTCAGTCCCGTTTACCTCGTGGATCGTCGGTTCTCCGGGCAGCCGAAATCGCTGTTCGGCAACGCCGTCACGGGTGCGTGAATCGTCGTCCCCAGTACTGGAGTTTGCCTGTAGCTGTTCTTGCAGGGCTTTCACACCGCCGTCGTCGGACATCGGTGTGTCGTCTACGACGCGCTTGAGGGGGTGCCATCCGTGTTCTCCGTCCTCGTTTTCACCGTAATACTCCCAGATCGTCTCTTCGAAGATCGGTTCGGGATCCGACTGCGAATCGACTCTGACGGTAAATGTCGATCCAGCGGCTACATTGAGTGCGGATTCGTTCTCGAGATAGAGTGCATGGGACTGTATCAGCTCGCCGTCGAACAGCCGTGTCTGTTCGTTCTCCAGCAAAGTGTCGTGATCGACGATCGCGTCGGCGGTCGGATCGACCGCGACGATGTCGGTAAGCGACGCAGGTGTGGCTTCGAACCCGGCCTCCTGTGGAAGTTCGAACTGTTGTGCCTCTCCGTCCGTCGGATCCGCGATAGCGGTCGTTCCCCCGGGGATTGGCACGTTTCGATCGAGATCTCTGGAGACGTCAAACGAAAGCGGAACACGAGCTGCTTGCGGGGGTCGCCGATCGAAGTCCAGCGCATCCAGAAAGCCGAGCAAGTGTTTTTCCGGGACCTCGTTGAGGCGGTTCCATACGTCGGCTTCGAACGACGAGAAGATCCGAACGAGCGTCTGGCCGACGTCGCCTGACTCCGGATCCCACGTTTCGGTATATGTGCGTGCCCGCTGGCGAAGCGTCTCGTAGATCTCTTCCTGACTTCGGTCGTCAATAATTGGTTCGGTTCCATTCATATTGTCTGCTCGTGAGCAACGGAATCTCGATTCATCGGACGTCGGTTATCGGAACACTGATTCTGTGGACTGTTCGCCGATTCCACCGCTGTTGTGTCGTCCTGCTGTCGTCGTTCATCCGTCACCTTCGGTGGTGTGGAACGGGTATACCATGTTCGAGAGGCTGTTCGTCGTGCGAACGTAGTAGTTGATCTCGATCAGGATTCTGTTGGGATCGTCACTCGCAATCGATGCGTTGACGTCTTCGATGTCGATGCGTGGTTCCCACCGAACCAGCGCCTCGTGGACGCTGCTTTCGATGAGATTCAGCGTCGCTGGAGACACAGCCGAGTAGACGTGATCGTGGATATCACAGCCGAACTCGGGTCGCATGACGCGTTCTCCTTTTGCAGTTCCCAGGATGATCTTGATCGATTCACGAATGTCTTCCTCCGCGTCAGATGTTTCGATGTTGCCGCGGTGGTCGGTCGTGACTGGATACTGCCACCCGGTTCCGAGAAACTCTTCAGCCATGGTTACTCGATGAGGACTGTTGGACACCCGGAAACGATCTTGTTTGGGGGTCCGTTTTCGATGATCGTATCCCCCAGTCTCGCTGCCGGCATATTGTTTATCAGGACAGTTGTACTTCCGTCGACGACCGGGCCACCGACGTGTGGTACCACGCCGGAGGCCAGCGGACAACTGTGGACGTCGCTGATCGCCCGCCATGCCGGTCGGTTCCCGATGAACACGTTCGGACTACCCGTTCCTGCCAATGGTGTTCCGTGAGCGGTCCCGTCACCTGTTCTTGCTGCTGGTTTCATGGTTAGTTAAGTCGGATAATGGCGCCTTTGATCGTAAGCGGTCCCGTCGAGTCGACACTCATGATGCCACCACTATCGATATCGACGTTCGCTTTCCCGGAGATGTCCACGGTATTTTTACTCTTGACGTCGACCGTCGTGCCACCGGTAATCTCGACGCTCTTGTCGCCATCGATCTTTACGTTCTTTGCGGAGAGTTCCAGCGTATCGCCGGCATCGACCACGACGGAGTCGTCCGACGAATTGAGGACGATTCGGTTCGTGTCGCTGTCGTCACGGATCGCGATCGTCTCTCGTCCGTCATCGTCATCGATAACGATCTCGTGACCCTCACTGGTCTGGATCGTCACACTTCCTCCGTCGCCGTCTCTGTCGTCGTCGAAGGTGATCCGGTGTTCGCTCCGGGTCCGAATCTCGCGAACGTCGTTGTCGCCGTCGTTTTGTTGTGGCGGTTCCTGTTTCCCGTTCCACAGCGATCCGACGACGTACGGCCGATGGATATCGCCGTTCTCGAACGCGACCAATACCTCGTCGTCGACTTCCGGCAAGAAATACGAGCCGTATTCGTTGCCGGCCATCGGCGTCGCGATACGGGCCCAGTAACTCTCGTCGTCGGCGTCTCGCCAGGGGAACTGCAGTTTGACGCGCCCGAGTCCCTTCGGATCTTCGTTGTCGGTAACGATACCGACGACGACGCCTTGCATCCCGCCGTCCGACGTTTCGCCATCGAAAAATCCGGGTTGGCTCATGAGCCCACCTCCACTGCTTCGAAGGTCGTTCGATAGCCGGCTGCTCCCATCCGATGAGTCGCCCTCGTCACGTGGTAGTGTCCAGAGAACCGGTCACCGAGTTCGACAAGTTCGATCGTTTCTCCCGCACGTATCTCGGGAATCCCATCCGCTTCACCGTACCCCTGGACGACCTCGTCGGAAAACTGGTTGAGCTTCGTCTCTGCAATTCGCTCGGCTTCGTTGGGTGACATCGCTGGCACACAGAATACCTCCTTGTGTTTCGCATCGGAACTGCCCGCCGTTTCGACGATCTCTTCTTTCTGTTCGACGTCCCACGACCTGACCTCGACCTCGTGTGTGTCCCGACGGTGAGATATCTCGCCGGTGAAGTCGTGCAGATCCTCGCCGTACCACAGCTCAACGACCGGCTCGTCCGAGACTGCCGACGACCGGGGAACGAACTTCACCGTCGACCGCTCGGCGTAGAACTCGAACCCGTACGTTGCTGCGAGGTCGTGGACGAATCGATAGTCGCTACATCCGTTTTGAATCAATTTTTTGCGTTCGATGTTTGCACTCTCGACTTCGACTGTCGAGAACGGGTACGCCGAAAGCACGTCTTCGACGGCCTCCCCGATAGTCGCTTTCTCCCACGAATCCGACCGGGATCCTTGCATCGCTTCCCACAGCAGTCCATATCCCGAAACCTGCACTTCGGGACCGTGTTCGACAGTGAATTCACCGGTAATCGATTGAATCTTTCCCGACAGAAGCGGTGTCAACTCGCCCTCGTCACCGTACCCCATGGCGATTTCCACGTCGGTCCCGACCTCGAACTCGTCCCAGGACAGCCCGGCGAACTCGTCGAGTTCTTCGTCGAACGGGAAGTTGAGACCGAACGAGAACCGATCCGCTCCGTCGAACGATGTCTCGACGACGAGATCGGCAATCCGACCCCCCGGTTCCTGGAACCGTTGGTCGCCGATCACTACTTCGAACCGCGGCGAATACCGGGGATGGTTGTCGATGTCGTAGCTCACGTTTCGGTCACCTCTCTCGACACGACACGCGCCGTCGCTCGAGCTGCTCGGTGTGGGATGTACTCGATCATACTACAGTGGTGGCAACTCAAGCTTGTCTCCTGGCTCGATCGCCCGGGGGTTGTCGATGTCATTCTGATCCGCGATCGTTCGCCAATGTGATGGATCACTGTACTCCTCGTCGGCGATTAACCAGAGCGTATCTCCTTCGGCTACCGTCCAGACTTTCGTCTTGTCCGTCGACTCCGGGGAAACCACCGACTTATGATAGTCTGCTGTTTTGTACTCTTTGAAGACGATCGACACACGAGCCCGTATCGGGATCCCGCTGGGCAGGAACTTCGTAAACTGCTTGTTCGCGCGTTGGACCAACGCGGTGAAATCGATCCCATCTCCCCACACGAACCGACAGACCGGCGGGGCGTGAAGTTCACCGTCGACGGTCAGCAAGTAATCGATCGCGTTCGTATACCGTTCACGGACGTCGAGATCTTCGGACGATGCGTCATCGGAGCCGAGTTCGTTCGTCGTGTCGAAAAACAACTCCATCGATAGCGTCTCCGCATTTCCGTCGACAAACTGCATGATCGACGCTCCCGATCCGGTCGCTTTCATCTCGCCGTAGTTGACACTCTTTTCGAGTGCGTACGAACTTGGATTGAATCGACACTCGATCGTTTCACCTTGCTTTTTCCCGTTGAGGATCGTAATCTGGGCCTTCTCTAGTTTTCCGTTCGTCATTGCTGACCTCTTCGTTCACGTTCGATTCGCTTTCGTCGCTCGAGTTTCCGATGAAGACGTTCGACGACACGATCGACGTCTGCCTCATATCGGAGCGATTCGCCTGGCAACTGGACGCTGCTCTTTGTTCGACGTAGCTGTGCTCTGTGATCATCGGTGGAGTGGTGGGCCGGCGCTCCGTGTGCCTGATCGATGTGACTCCGGTGTCTATCGCGAGAGTCGTCAACCGGTCTGGCTGACGACATCGCTGGTGGCGGCCCACCAGTCTGATCGATGCCTTCGGAACGACGGTCCTCGTGAGGGAATGGCCGTCCCGATTCGGGACTCGAGTTCCCTTCGATCGCCGATCGATTCGTGACCGGGTCGTGTCGTCGTCCGCGTCTGGATTGTTCCGACGTGTCGGGACGTTGCGAGTTCGCTGTCCGACGGTTCTGGACACGCTGGTCCGCCCGCTTTCCGTTCGGCCTGCTCCGTGTCGCGGCCGCGCTGTCACCGGATCGCGGACCCGATTGGGATCGTAACGCGTTTTTCTGCTTCCGTTCGCCGGTCAGGGGTGCGTCGACGTGTGCCGACGCAGCCTCCCCACCGCCACCGCGACGAGACTGCTGTTCGCCGCCGGTAGTGTCGATCGGTTGCTGGGCTCGATAGACGAGAGCGGGCCGATCAGTATGCGAACTGACTGTCCCAACCATCGACTCGTCTATACTACTTTCCAATTGAGAGGATTTATATTTATTTATATTATCTCCACTATTGATTTCTGCTGGTTTGGCTACCCGTTCCCCGCCAGTCGTTTGAACTCGTCTCGGGGCCGTAAGCGACGGCGACGAGTCTGCAACCCTCGGTGCGGTCGCGGTCTCATCGTTCTTCGGGATCGATTCGAAGCCTGTATCGATCGCTGTCCGTTCGAACGAGGATTGCTGCTGGTAGTTCTGATGGTAGTCCTGATGTTGAAGTTGCGAGTTGCTCGGCGATTGTTCGCTTGCGACGCTGCTCACCCGGGGAACGAGAAACGACTCGTCACTCGATGGTCGTCGGTCCGTCCCTCCCGTGCTCGAGCCGCCCAAGACGTCACGGTCCGTCGACTGCGTTCGAAGGATTCGGATTCCGGACCCGACCGTACTGGGAACTGTCGCCGTACGAGTAACCGACGGAGAGCCCGCTCCCGACGAACGGATGGAAGCCCGATCAGGACTGCGACCTATCCCAGCAGTGTCTTCGGTTGCCGCCGTTTCTGAAACCGAACTCCTCGCTTCACTGCCACTAACCGAACTGCTGGTACCAAGAGAGAGCCGCGATGACGACGGTCGAGGTTCCGTACGGTTGCTCGGCGTCGACGTCATCGGACTCGAGGCGCGTTCCTGACGTTCTGGTTGTGTCTGTCTCGCCGAGTTGTCGAGCGTGGGTACGGATCGCTCCGACGTCGCCACCGACCCGAGACCACCGGTTTCGGATTCAGTAGCTGAGACCGTCGTCCCGAAACTCCTGGTGGCGTCGTTCGCGATCTGTCCCTGCTCGGCGGTCGTCCGGCCCGTATCCTGATTCGTCGGACTGGGGAGCCGACCCGTCGGCTCGAGCGGCGAGTCGTCTTTCGCAGGTGTCCCTGTCCCCGCAAACGTGACTTTCGCTCGTGATTCCGTCCCCCGGGCGGTCGCAGCCGACGAAGATGGCACCGCCCTCGAGGGCGTCGGCACGGGACTGGTGGACGTGATTCGGACATCTGTGGCCACAGTGTATGACCCAATCGATGCGATCCGATCGCTAGCGTTTCGTGGGGTCGACCCGATCGAGAGCCGACTACTGGCGTCGAAACGCTCGGTTATGAAAGCGGTACTGGTCGCCTGTGAGACCGGCGTCGTGTCCACGTGCAGGTTTGTCGAGGTCGGGTCGGTAACCGATCCATTCGGCGACGAGCGTGCGGTCGTTGCGGATAGCGATACCGATTGCTGTGATCGGTGGTTCGACTGGCCTCGGACTGTCCCGTGATCCCCCGGACGATCGACGGAAGCGGCCGAGACGAGTTGCTGCGATTTCGCAGTTCGATCGGTTGGCCTGCCGTTCGACGCGTTCGTTGCCGTCTCTGTGGGTTTGATTTCGACTGGCGATTGGCTATCGAGTCGG
The DNA window shown above is from Natrialba magadii ATCC 43099 and carries:
- a CDS encoding phage tail protein: MTFSYTVTTSETGWKDWVARNTQITDGGITLTETTAIRSQTIGDDIVDVSVDPTGTLYILTTDGGLYQYDMTTETRELVIDRTSRHRWAPQSIATAGSRVFVTHESGEITAVIPEMRRETKAIEVPVDTPSASTYGCGALHVVDDAETLVSIRGAKQETNQSPGTTVDVTTVTDGLVVLTATDDGYGLWRNELDRSDTDGDGPRLSETLIAADHQFTPTAITGTVESLVLAGVVENRNEYALFEYKPGTKKLTRLETIDSDGPIETLIGTESEDGMRSFYAIDTHNRCLALTERTEYLERADRNKHTGIAMTRYDSETEQLEWHRLAVDLARFPANTRIKIRYYATDDPLLPLETPASEGEATPDTSGVGADETALSDESSDWWAPLRSADVCRSLQATGISSGLELARSNPETITTHDESLSSKTVREWQRTAFNALEIHAESEWTVAEGDESPDILLHDAVGRYLYVALELIGTPTASPLVDTVTAYCPRQSYLRYMPELYQDDKRSAAFLERFLSVFETSFVDIQSEIDGITKYFDPHGAPSDSLEWLEDWLAADEYREWPESARREYLARAPELYKKRGTRAGLREMIELYLRHATDKAVRDSSGAAGETATGYRLFFLEPEDVELGTDGVSDSSYDSLVPTDRSVAVFCGPFESAVHEEAIETIIETETPAHVDARVHVVDDEFELGRATFLGVNTRLGTESFSLGDATLGRDTYLGGTNKG
- a CDS encoding putative baseplate assembly protein, whose translation is MGLDLPELDDREYEALLDQAKKLIPAYSDEWTDFNPHDPGITILEVLAWLTETHTYQLDQITEEHRKKYLQLLGYRQRPPESATATIRFDVPERFAGTRLPADTKLSVTDGIDERYLFETDKPLVVTTACVDSVIGDSGAVSNHSEANAASGTYYRPFGRRVEADDTVYIGFDHDPFSSANRLSLHVDYHDEDLPAPSAVADEQHPPFEPSVELAWEHHCDGSWERLAVSTDNTNSLYRSGIIELVADESDLSAEPNSSLPSLPDTATAATWIRCRVDRPGYEIPPQLDGIRTNVVTATHAVSVDHERLVPVSAESESVTDSQFDNQTYRFANSPVLSATVYVDGERYTEVPNFDASGPEDCHYVLDRPAGRVTFGDGFNGAVPPTNTTVSAEYVYGGGERGNVSAAANWQLDDPGEAFDAEHAAREIDITPLGPATGGTDGETVTEALHRVRRNLDRPARAVTTADYRRLAARTPGLRIGRTHVAVDSGRATVIVVPYAPADIPSPEPSVAFLDTVREYLRERTLLTDRVHVTGPQYVRLEITVSGEVRQQYAPSGFESAITDAVESYLHPLHGFNGNGWPLGRPLEREALRNVIEGVDAVARVSDLSITAHGGTPNDDRVRIDEMGLFSLERVTVDMHPSTQRGDRL
- a CDS encoding putative baseplate assembly protein; protein product: MNGTEPIIDDRSQEEIYETLRQRARTYTETWDPESGDVGQTLVRIFSSFEADVWNRLNEVPEKHLLGFLDALDFDRRPPQAARVPLSFDVSRDLDRNVPIPGGTTAIADPTDGEAQQFELPQEAGFEATPASLTDIVAVDPTADAIVDHDTLLENEQTRLFDGELIQSHALYLENESALNVAAGSTFTVRVDSQSDPEPIFEETIWEYYGENEDGEHGWHPLKRVVDDTPMSDDGGVKALQEQLQANSSTGDDDSRTRDGVAEQRFRLPGEPTIHEVNGTEGRWLRCSLRDGTAVPTWTVRSISIQVTSSDRETDSETGLDPDMLLSNDVPVALDDERLHPFGRVPHPPVTFFVACEEAFTKPGGTVELEFTPPAESESETPQDSSSSATSGRDGDDGVGVTDSDAMADALPHLDEETNVNRGVLDGPPEVSWEYWNGNGWMRLDSVADETEALRHPGRVQFEVPSDIEPTTVAGHDNVWIRARLVSGTYDRPSIEDSDGPLSTSFTTRPDPPVYGDVIVEYEHLDLSFNTIVRQNNGAYSDDLTKREWSFDPFVSLPDDAQTVYFGFDRRLENGPISLFFVIDDATYPQQFDPGVQWEYCTVDNEPTWNQMDVRDQTAGLTERGMVMLTFPTPTTEAELFGRQRHWIRARLTKDEFRTHLDVEDEAVAFQSEGGKIGKGSVTDRDRGTTTRARTHDSQSSIPANMTTEQTTLPPILSGLYPNTQWAHNKITVEDEILGSSDGSHEQSFACSHAPVIDIDLWVDALDTMSAGERRRLLNERPADVNREYDSRGELKAFWVRWNAVDDFLESGPQDRHYVINRTLGTVQFGDGDNGKIPPSGQDNIKATYTTGGGSDGNVGPWTITDLKSSIALVDTVTNPTAANGGTDVESTDTLVSRSTNRFRHRGRAVTPRDYEQVAKGEFPELARVSCVTDAENCITVYIVPDAQREKPVPSMELKHDVRQTLYERAPATLVSDTDRDIVVRGPSYSELTVQATVRASSVKSVSLLKSTIEDRLDEFVHPLTGNNGNGWEFGTLPSRKSLADVVTGVDAVEGVSNFDATITVNEERRSITDQQRVETLPKNTLVCHGSHELSITMTED
- a CDS encoding GPW/gp25 family protein, producing MAEEFLGTGWQYPVTTDHRGNIETSDAEEDIRESIKIILGTAKGERVMRPEFGCDIHDHVYSAVSPATLNLIESSVHEALVRWEPRIDIEDVNASIASDDPNRILIEINYYVRTTNSLSNMVYPFHTTEGDG
- a CDS encoding PAAR domain-containing protein, whose protein sequence is MKPAARTGDGTAHGTPLAGTGSPNVFIGNRPAWRAISDVHSCPLASGVVPHVGGPVVDGSTTVLINNMPAARLGDTIIENGPPNKIVSGCPTVLIE
- a CDS encoding phage baseplate assembly protein V codes for the protein MSQPGFFDGETSDGGMQGVVVGIVTDNEDPKGLGRVKLQFPWRDADDESYWARIATPMAGNEYGSYFLPEVDDEVLVAFENGDIHRPYVVGSLWNGKQEPPQQNDGDNDVREIRTRSEHRITFDDDRDGDGGSVTIQTSEGHEIVIDDDDGRETIAIRDDSDTNRIVLNSSDDSVVVDAGDTLELSAKNVKIDGDKSVEITGGTTVDVKSKNTVDISGKANVDIDSGGIMSVDSTGPLTIKGAIIRLN
- a CDS encoding phage late control D family protein encodes the protein MSYDIDNHPRYSPRFEVVIGDQRFQEPGGRIADLVVETSFDGADRFSFGLNFPFDEELDEFAGLSWDEFEVGTDVEIAMGYGDEGELTPLLSGKIQSITGEFTVEHGPEVQVSGYGLLWEAMQGSRSDSWEKATIGEAVEDVLSAYPFSTVEVESANIERKKLIQNGCSDYRFVHDLAATYGFEFYAERSTVKFVPRSSAVSDEPVVELWYGEDLHDFTGEISHRRDTHEVEVRSWDVEQKEEIVETAGSSDAKHKEVFCVPAMSPNEAERIAETKLNQFSDEVVQGYGEADGIPEIRAGETIELVELGDRFSGHYHVTRATHRMGAAGYRTTFEAVEVGS